Proteins from a genomic interval of Pseudomonas asplenii:
- a CDS encoding efflux RND transporter periplasmic adaptor subunit → MSFFFAIRSPLARALMLSAGLIILNGCDDNAPAATARPLQAVAVYHVTRAPQALSTTLPGRASAHLVAEIRPQVGGILLKRLFVEGETVKAGQALYQIDPQTYEAAVAQAEATVSSASATLKASELKARRDADLVKIDAISAEDNESAQSTLLQNRASLQSAQAALRTARINLGYTRINAPIAGRTDTSSVTPGALVTAEQTTALTTVQQLDPIYVDFTQPSGTLLRLKRELAEGKLAPAEQKDATRISLQLEDGSTYAHEGTLTFNGVSVDESTGSVTLRALVPNPDGLLLPGMYIKATLQEGVQPDAILVPQQGVSRDERGGATALVVVDGKVEQRELTLARAVGNRWWVSKGLTAGDQLIVEGLQKVRVGQQVQVNDANLTAHNDSTD, encoded by the coding sequence ATGTCCTTCTTCTTCGCTATTCGCTCTCCGCTGGCCCGCGCCCTGATGTTGAGTGCCGGGCTGATCATCCTCAATGGCTGCGACGATAACGCGCCGGCCGCCACCGCCAGGCCACTGCAGGCCGTCGCGGTGTATCACGTCACCCGCGCGCCCCAGGCCCTGAGCACCACCCTGCCCGGCCGCGCCAGCGCGCACCTGGTCGCGGAGATTCGTCCGCAGGTCGGCGGCATCCTGCTCAAGCGCCTGTTCGTCGAAGGTGAAACGGTCAAGGCCGGCCAGGCCCTGTACCAGATCGACCCGCAAACCTACGAAGCCGCTGTCGCCCAGGCAGAAGCCACCGTCAGTTCGGCCAGCGCCACGCTCAAGGCCTCCGAACTCAAGGCACGCCGCGACGCGGACCTGGTGAAGATCGACGCCATCAGTGCCGAGGACAACGAGAGCGCCCAGTCCACCCTGCTCCAGAATCGTGCCAGCCTGCAGTCGGCCCAGGCCGCTCTGCGCACCGCGCGCATCAATCTGGGCTATACGCGGATCAACGCGCCGATCGCCGGCCGCACCGATACCTCGTCGGTCACGCCGGGGGCGCTGGTCACCGCCGAGCAGACCACGGCCCTGACCACCGTGCAGCAACTGGACCCGATCTACGTCGACTTCACCCAACCCAGCGGCACACTGTTGCGCCTCAAGCGGGAGCTGGCCGAGGGCAAGCTGGCGCCCGCCGAGCAGAAGGACGCAACCCGCATCAGCCTGCAACTGGAAGACGGCAGCACCTATGCCCACGAGGGCACCCTCACCTTCAACGGCGTCAGCGTCGATGAAAGCACCGGCAGCGTGACTCTGCGCGCCCTGGTGCCGAACCCGGACGGTCTGCTGCTGCCGGGCATGTACATCAAGGCGACGCTGCAGGAAGGCGTCCAGCCGGACGCGATCCTGGTGCCACAACAAGGCGTCAGCCGTGACGAACGCGGCGGTGCCACGGCGCTGGTAGTGGTCGATGGCAAGGTCGAGCAGCGCGAACTGACCCTGGCCCGCGCAGTAGGCAATCGCTGGTGGGTGAGCAAGGGGCTGACCGCCGGTGACCAGTTGATCGTCGAGGGCCTGCAGAAAGTCCGCGTCGGCCAGCAAGTGCAGGTCAACGACGCCAACCTCACCGCCCACAACGACAGCACTGACTGA